DNA from Sphingomonas psychrotolerans:
TTCAGGTCATCTCCAGTCTGATAAATTTCCACGCCCGCGGCGCGAAGAGCGCCGAGGCGTCCGAGGCCTATGCCTCGATCCAGCGCCGCGTCGACGCGCTCGCGGTCGTCCATCGCCATCATTATGCCGAGATGGAGGAGAATCGCGGGCTTGATCTGCGTTCGATCCTCGGCGAACTTGCGGCGAACATCCGTGCCACCGCCCCCGAACGCGCGGTGGGCCTCGGCATCACGCTCGAGATCGAGCCGCTATTGGTCAACCAGGACGTCGCGATCGCCGTCGCCTTCCTCATCACCGAGTTGGTCGAGCTGGCGGTGAACTGCAATGCGTCCACCCAGGTCCGCATATCGGTCAAGGCCGGCGAAGAGCCCGATCGCGCGATCCTTCGCGTCAATTCGCCTGCACTGGTGGAGAATGCCGAACTCGATGCATTGCTGGCGAGCCGCTATGGCCGGGTGATCGAGGGCCTCGCGCGGCAGCTGCGGACCCGGCTGCATCACGACCCGCTGGTCGGCGCCTATGAGGCCTCGATCGCAATCACCGGGCGCCCGTAATTTAACTGGCCTGAATTTTTTTCGAAAAAAATCTGACGCGGCGGGAACCGGGTTCCGGAATGCACGTTTTGCTACTCGGATAGTGACCTTTTGCCCCCCCGCTCTCGCTATCCAAGACATGGGCCCGGAAGCGTCAACCCTCCCCCCCCCGGTGACGCTTCCGGGCCTAACACTTTCTTCTGACATCGAAATCTCTGCACAGCCGCCGGCAGCATCGTGCCTGCCGCGGAACGATTTCACCCGTCCGGGCATTTCTTCCCTGCCACAAGCTGGAGAGTTTCAATGCGCAAGATTTTGACCTGTGCCGCCCTTGCCGGCGCAATCCTCGTTTCGGCCTGCAACACCGTCGAAGGTGTCGGCCGTGACGTTTCCTCGGCCGGCGACACGGTCGCCAAGACTGCCGACGACTCGAAGTAACGCACCGCAATTTGCTTTCAGGAAAGCCCTCCGCTTGCGGAGGGCTTTTCGTATCAAGACGCGACTTCGGTTTCCGCTGTCCGCTCGCGCCGCCGCCGGGTGAACCAGATCGCCACCAGCGCGAGGAAATAGAGCGCGCATAAAGGCACCGCGAGCAGCAGCTGCGAGCCGACATCGGGCGGGGTCAGCACCGCCGACACCGCGAACGCGCCCACCACGGCATAGCGCCACGCGCCGCGCAGCTGCTCGAAAGTGACGATCCCGGCATGCTCGAGCAGCATCAGCAGCACCGGCAACAGGAACGAGATTCCGAAGCCGAAGATGAATTGCATCACGAATTTGAGATATTCGTTCACTTCCGGCAGCGCCTGTTGCGTCACGCCGGCCAGCTCGCCCTGGAAGCCGAGCAGGAATTTGAGCGCAACCGGAATCGCGATGAAATAGGCCATGCTCGCACCGGCGATGAATAGCACCGGCGTGGCGAGCAGGAACGGCAACAACGCGCGCTTTTCCTTGCGGTAGAGCCCAGGGGCGACGAACTGCCACAATTGATTGGCGATCACTGGAAAAGCAATCATCAGCGCCGCGAAGAACGCCACCTTGAGCTCGACGATGAATCCGCCGGTCACTGCGGTATTGATGATCGTCACCTGCCCCGCCGCCTTGAGCGGCGCGACGAGCACCCCAAGGATCGGGCGCGCGAAATAGAGGCAGCCGCCGAACGCCACCACCAAGGCGGCGAGCGACCAGAGGAGGCGCCGGCGGAGCTCGATCAGGTGGTCGAGCAACGGTGCCTGGGTGTCGTCGATCTCGTTCACGATTGCGACTCGTCCGGGGCTGCGGCCTTGGGTTTGCGGGTACGCTTCGGCTTCGGCGCCGGCGCTTCGGCTGGTTCGGAGAACAGCGCCGGCTGCTCGACCATCAGCGGTTCGGCGTCAACCGACCCGGCATCGGCCACATGTTCGGCAGCGAAATGCTCGGGCTGCGGTGCGGGGAGCGAGGGAGTCGGATGCTCGCGCATGATCCGCTCATTCTCCGCGGCCCATTGCTTCTCCATCTCGGCAAGCTCGGACTCGCGGACCATCGCATCGAAGCCCGAGCGGAACTGGCGCGCCACGCCGCGCGCCTTGCCGACCCATTTGCCGACGAAGCGCATCGCCTTGGGCAAGTCCTTGGGTCCGATCACCAGCAGCGCCACCACGGCCACAAGCAGCAACTCGGTCGGCGCTACGTCTAACATTCGGCACTGCCTCGGGCGCGCCTCGCGAGGCGCGGATCAAACTTGGATGGACGCGAAGAGCTCAGCGCTCTTCGCGGGTGCGCTCGGCTTCGGTCTGGAAGCTGGCGTCGGGCGTGGGCGCGGGCTTGCCTTCGATCCGCGTCGGCGCCGGCTTCTCCTCGTCGTCCTCGGCCATGCCCTTCTTGAACTGCTTGATGCCCTTGGCGACGTCTCCCATCATGTTGGAGAAACGGCTGCCGCCGAACAACAAAATGACCAGCACACCGACGATCAGCCAGTGCATCAGGCTCATGCTACCCATGGGAACTCTCCTCTATCGGGGTCTATCTAGGCGCGGCGCGCGCCGGGGGCAACGGCTAGCACCGCCACCCCGAGAATCGGTTGGCGAGCCCTATTCGTCTTCCGTGACAGTTTCGCTCGCTTCGGCCTCGAAGGCGAGGTCGACCGGATCGAGCAGCCCCGCCGCCTTGAGGTCGTCGATCCCCGGCAAGTCGCGCCGGCTGGCAAGTCCGAACTGGCTCAGAAACCCCGCGGTGGTGGCATAGGTCAGCGGCCGGCCGGGCACCTCACGCCGACCGGCCGGGCGCACCCAGCCCGCCTCCATCAGCACGTCGATCGTGCCCCGGGAGATCTGCACGCCGCGAATCGCCTCGATCTCGGCGCGGGTGACCGGCTCGTGATAGGCGATGATCGCCAGCGTTTCGATCCCCGCGCGGCTGAGCTTGCGCGCCTCCTCGCGGTCGCGCCGCAGCAGATGGGCGAGATCGGCGGCGGTCTGGAAATGCCAGCGCTCGCCGCGGCGGACGAGTTCGATCCCCCGCCCCGCGTAAAGCGCTTCCAGCCCGGCCAGCGCGCCGCGCACATCCGCCTCCGCGCCGATATGCGCCTTGATTTCCTCCACCGTCATCGGGTTTTCCGATGCGAACAGCACCGCTTCGACAGCGCGGCCGAGATCGTCCTGCGGTGTCATGCGCTCGCCTTGAGATACAGGGGGGCGAATGCCGATTTCTGCCGAAGCTCGAGCCGCCCCTGCCGCGCCAGCTCGAGCGCCGCGACGAAGGACGAGGCCAAAGCCGATTTGCGATAGGTGCCGCTCGCGCCTTCGGGGAGAAAGGTCTCGATCGTGCTCCACTCGATCCGCGTACCGATCAGCGTATAGACACGCTCGATCGCCTCTTCCAGCGTCATCACGTCGCGCACCGCCACGACGTGCATCACCGGGCGCGTCCGCGCGCTGATCCGGCCATAAGCCGCGATCAGATCGTATATCTCCGCCTCGTATCGCCCTTTGCGGATCACGCGCAGCCCCTCGGGACTGCCGCGCAGGAAGACGTCGCGGCCCAGCCGGTCGCGCGCGATCAGTCTGGCGCCCGCCTCGCGCATCGCATTGAGCCGTTCGAGCCGCAACTGCAGGCGCAGCGCGAGGTCCTCGGGGCTCGGCGTCTCCTCGGGGTTGCGCGGCAGCAGCAGCGCCGATTTGAGGTACGCCAGCCACGCCGCCATCACGAGATAATCGGCGGCCAGCTCCAGCCGCAGCGCGCGCGCCTGATTAACGTAGGTCTGATACTGCTCGACCAGTCCGAGGATCGATATCTGCCGCAAATCCACCTTCTGGTTGCGGGCGAGCGCGAGCAGCAGATCGAGCGGACCTTCCCAGCCCTCGATATCGATCTTGAGAGTGTCGGTAGCCTCGGCTTCGCTCATTGCGGGCGAGTTAAGCAGCCTATTATCTTCCCCCGCAAGGGGGAGGATGGTCAGGCCAGCGCCAGCAGTTCGTCCCGCTTCGCCACCAGCATTCCGAAATCCGCCGGCTCCGCTCCGCCCGCGATCGTCGCCATCGCCCGCTCCAGCCGTGCCAGACATTCCGGCGTCGCATCGCCGATCAACCCGGCAATCTCGACCATCTCGTCCATCCGCGCCCAGCAATCGAGCACCACGTCGCACCCCGCGGCGAGCGCCTGCGCCGCTTTCTGCCCCGCGGTGCCCGACAGCGCCTTCATGTCGATATCGTCGGTCATCAGCAGGCCGTCGAAGCCGATCCGGCCGCGGATGATTCCGGCGATCACCTTGGGCGACAGCGTCGCCGGGCGTTCGGCATCCCATGCCTCGAACACGACGTGACAGGTCATTCCCATCGGCGCATCGTTGAGCCGGGTGAACGGCTCGATATCCATCTCGAGCGCCTCGGCATCCGTCTTGACGTGCGGCAGGTCGTAATGGCTGTCGACCAGCGCCCGGCCGTGGCCCGGCATGTGCTTGACCACGCCGACTACGCCGCCGCGCCGCATCCCCACGAGCATCGCCTGCCCCAAAGCCGCGACGCGCATCGGATCGCCGCCAAAGGCGCGATCGCCGATCGCCGGGGTGACATCCGCCTGGCGTACGTCGAGCAAAGGCGCGCAATTCACTGTCACGCCGACTTCGGCGAGCATCATCGCCAGTGCCTGCCCGTTCGCCCGGGCCGCCTCGATCGCCGAGATCGGCGCCAGCTCGTACAGCGCATCGAATGCGGCGCCTGCCGGGAAGGCCGGCCATTCGGGGGGCACCATCCGTGCGACCCGACCGCCCTCCTGATCGATCAGGATCGGCACGTCGGCGCGGCCGGAAAGATCGCGCAGGCTGTCGGTCAGTGACTTCATCTGCGCGACATCGCCGCAATTGCGCTTGAACAAGATGTAGCCGAGCGGATCAGCATCGCGGAAAAAGGCGCGCTCGTCGGAGGTCAGTGCATGGCCGGAGACGCCGAAGATGACGGGTTTCATGGTCTCTCTTTACGCAATGCTCCCCCTCCGGGAGAGGATTTAATTCGCGATGAAGCAGTTCTCGCCGGCGACCTTCAGCCGCCCGCACAGCTCGCGCGCTTGCGGGTTGCTGCCCGCGTTGACGCGCAACCGCCATACCGTGCGACCATTGGCGTCGCCGCGCTCGACCGATTTGCCGAGCGGCGCGAGATAGCCGAAGCGCTTCGACAGCCGCGCCCACGCCACATTGGCGCCGGCCTCGTTCGGAAACGCGCCGAGCTGGAGTAGCGAGCCGGAACCTGGCCGCGCCGCCGCCGGCCGCGCACCCGCCGCCGGCGCATTGGCGCCCGCATTGGTAGCACCGGGAATCGCGAGCTTGACGTTCTTGGTCCCCGGCGCCGTGCTCCCGGGCGCAGTGGCGCGGGTGCCCTCAACCGGCGCCTCGGCGATCGCGCCGACATTGATGCTCGAATTGCTCGCCGCGCCCTGGCTGGTCGCGAACACCGCGTCGCCCTCGCCCTCGGCCTTCATCCCGCCGGGCTCGTCGGGTTTGACCTTATAGTCGCCCGCCGGGGCCTTGATCAGCTCGCCATTGCCCGCGCCCACCGTCTGCTGGCGCTGATACCAGAGATAGCCGACCGCGATGAACCCGATGACCGCGAGCGCCAGCACCGCGAGCAGCATGAAGCGCGCGACCGAATGGTCCTGCGGATACTCCTCCTCGGCCGTTTCGAGCCAGGGCAGGCGATCCTGCTCGTCATATTCGCCGGTTCGCAGGTTCATTCTAGTGCATCTCCTGCACGGCCTCGACACCCATGAGGCCTAACCCATTACGGATAATCTGTCCCACGCCCCGCGCCAAGAACAGCCGCGCGCAGGTCAGTGCAGGCTGGTCGGGGAGCAAGAAGCGCCGCTCGGGCCGGTCGTTGCCGACATTCCACAAGGCATGCAGAGATGCTGACAAGTCATAGAGATAGAAAGCAATTCTATGCGGCTCGCGGGCAAGCGCGGCCCCCTCTACGACCCGCGGAAACTGCGCCGCGAGCTTCACCAGCGCCAGCTCTTCCGTATCAAGCAGGGACAGATCGGCGATCTCGCACGAAATCCCTGCCTCCGCCGCCTTGCGATGGAGCGACGCGATCCGGGCGTGGGCATAGTTCACATAAAACACCGGATTGTCCTTCGATGCCTCGACCACCTTGGCGAAATCGAAGTCCATCTGGGCATCGGCCTTGCGCGTCAGCATGGTGAAGCGAACCACGTCCTTGCCGACTTCGCTCACGACATCGGCGAGCGTCACGAAGTTGCCCGAACGCTTGGACATCTTCACCGGCTCGCCCGCGCGCAGCAGCCGCACCATCTGCACCAATTTGACGTCGAACCGCGTCTTGCCCTCGGTCAGCGCCTGCACCGCGGCGACGATCCTTTTGACCGTCCCGGCATGGTCGGCGCCCCAGATGTCGATCAGCTGATCGGCGCTCTGGGCCTTCTGGAAGTGATATGCCAGATCGGCGCCGAAATAGGTCCATTGCCCGTTCGACTTCTTGATCGGCCGGTCCTGATCGTCGCCGAACCGGGACGAGCGGAACAAAGGCAGCTCCACCGGCTCCCAATCCTCGGGTGTCTCGCCCTTGGGCGCCTCGAGCACTCCGTCATAGACGAAGTCGCGTTCGCGCAGCCACGCCTCGGCCGCCTCGGGCTTGCCTGCCGCCTGCAATTCGGCCTCGGAGGAAAACAGATCGTGGTGGATGCCGAGCAAGGCGAGATCCGCCTTGATCATCACC
Protein-coding regions in this window:
- a CDS encoding entericidin A/B family lipoprotein, with the translated sequence MRKILTCAALAGAILVSACNTVEGVGRDVSSAGDTVAKTADDSK
- the tatC gene encoding twin-arginine translocase subunit TatC, which produces MNEIDDTQAPLLDHLIELRRRLLWSLAALVVAFGGCLYFARPILGVLVAPLKAAGQVTIINTAVTGGFIVELKVAFFAALMIAFPVIANQLWQFVAPGLYRKEKRALLPFLLATPVLFIAGASMAYFIAIPVALKFLLGFQGELAGVTQQALPEVNEYLKFVMQFIFGFGISFLLPVLLMLLEHAGIVTFEQLRGAWRYAVVGAFAVSAVLTPPDVGSQLLLAVPLCALYFLALVAIWFTRRRRERTAETEVAS
- the tatB gene encoding Sec-independent protein translocase protein TatB, with translation MLDVAPTELLLVAVVALLVIGPKDLPKAMRFVGKWVGKARGVARQFRSGFDAMVRESELAEMEKQWAAENERIMREHPTPSLPAPQPEHFAAEHVADAGSVDAEPLMVEQPALFSEPAEAPAPKPKRTRKPKAAAPDESQS
- a CDS encoding twin-arginine translocase TatA/TatE family subunit, with product MGSMSLMHWLIVGVLVILLFGGSRFSNMMGDVAKGIKQFKKGMAEDDEEKPAPTRIEGKPAPTPDASFQTEAERTREER
- the scpB gene encoding SMC-Scp complex subunit ScpB, whose translation is MTPQDDLGRAVEAVLFASENPMTVEEIKAHIGAEADVRGALAGLEALYAGRGIELVRRGERWHFQTAADLAHLLRRDREEARKLSRAGIETLAIIAYHEPVTRAEIEAIRGVQISRGTIDVLMEAGWVRPAGRREVPGRPLTYATTAGFLSQFGLASRRDLPGIDDLKAAGLLDPVDLAFEAEASETVTEDE
- a CDS encoding segregation and condensation protein A, whose amino-acid sequence is MSEAEATDTLKIDIEGWEGPLDLLLALARNQKVDLRQISILGLVEQYQTYVNQARALRLELAADYLVMAAWLAYLKSALLLPRNPEETPSPEDLALRLQLRLERLNAMREAGARLIARDRLGRDVFLRGSPEGLRVIRKGRYEAEIYDLIAAYGRISARTRPVMHVVAVRDVMTLEEAIERVYTLIGTRIEWSTIETFLPEGASGTYRKSALASSFVAALELARQGRLELRQKSAFAPLYLKASA
- the nagZ gene encoding beta-N-acetylhexosaminidase, whose protein sequence is MKPVIFGVSGHALTSDERAFFRDADPLGYILFKRNCGDVAQMKSLTDSLRDLSGRADVPILIDQEGGRVARMVPPEWPAFPAGAAFDALYELAPISAIEAARANGQALAMMLAEVGVTVNCAPLLDVRQADVTPAIGDRAFGGDPMRVAALGQAMLVGMRRGGVVGVVKHMPGHGRALVDSHYDLPHVKTDAEALEMDIEPFTRLNDAPMGMTCHVVFEAWDAERPATLSPKVIAGIIRGRIGFDGLLMTDDIDMKALSGTAGQKAAQALAAGCDVVLDCWARMDEMVEIAGLIGDATPECLARLERAMATIAGGAEPADFGMLVAKRDELLALA
- a CDS encoding SPOR domain-containing protein produces the protein MNLRTGEYDEQDRLPWLETAEEEYPQDHSVARFMLLAVLALAVIGFIAVGYLWYQRQQTVGAGNGELIKAPAGDYKVKPDEPGGMKAEGEGDAVFATSQGAASNSSINVGAIAEAPVEGTRATAPGSTAPGTKNVKLAIPGATNAGANAPAAGARPAAARPGSGSLLQLGAFPNEAGANVAWARLSKRFGYLAPLGKSVERGDANGRTVWRLRVNAGSNPQARELCGRLKVAGENCFIAN
- the argS gene encoding arginine--tRNA ligase, coding for MTLYVRFAAHLDAALDALVAAGDLPAGLERRAVTVEPPRDVAHGDLATNAAMVLAKPAGTNPRALAEKIAAELEKLDAVSAVSVAGPGFINLTLTDATWRDELDSILEAEGDYGRSAIGAGATVNVEYVSANPTGPMHMGHCRGAVVGDALATLLEFVGHKVVREYYVNDAGGQVDVLARSAHLRYREALGETIEIPEGLYPGEYLKPVGEKLAAEYGDSYLGKAEEEWLALFRKEAVASMLVMIKADLALLGIHHDLFSSEAELQAAGKPEAAEAWLRERDFVYDGVLEAPKGETPEDWEPVELPLFRSSRFGDDQDRPIKKSNGQWTYFGADLAYHFQKAQSADQLIDIWGADHAGTVKRIVAAVQALTEGKTRFDVKLVQMVRLLRAGEPVKMSKRSGNFVTLADVVSEVGKDVVRFTMLTRKADAQMDFDFAKVVEASKDNPVFYVNYAHARIASLHRKAAEAGISCEIADLSLLDTEELALVKLAAQFPRVVEGAALAREPHRIAFYLYDLSASLHALWNVGNDRPERRFLLPDQPALTCARLFLARGVGQIIRNGLGLMGVEAVQEMH